The Cytobacillus oceanisediminis genomic interval CCACTCGAGCCCATCATCCATCAAAGAAAGCAGGCTTTTTCTTATGGCGGTTTTTATATAGCCGACTGCCGGGTCATCATTTTTAAAAATCCCTACTTCAAAAGGCTTGTACCCTGAAATAACTGCTACTTTTGTCAATTGCAAAAACTCCTTAAAGAAATCTGGCCGGGACTCATTTAAGTTTCCATTTTATATTAATATTAAAAAACAAGGGCAAAAAGCCCTTGTTCATTATCTGCCGGAAAAACTTGGACCTTGTTTTGGACCCATTCCGGTTGATGCTCCTGCTACGCCAGTACCTGGTCCGCCATATCCAGGACCCATTCCCATACCTGGTCCGCCATATCCAGGGCCCATTCCCATACCTGGACCCATTCCTGGGCTATATGCACCTGCAACGCCTGGTCTTGGTCCCATATTAACATTCGATTGTGTCACCTGGTTCACATTTGACTGCGTATGCGGGTAAGAATGCTGATTCTCATAGTTAATGTGGTTTACATGAGTATGATGTGTAGGATGAATGTGTGGAACCACAATGTTCTGGAACGAATGAGTTACACAGCATTTTGTCGGATGAACAACAGCAGGCATCACCTGCGAAGGTCTTGGTCTGCAATACATGTAAAGATCCCCTTTCGAAATTGTTTTTACATTAACAACCTATGTGAGAAAGAGTAATCTTGTACTAATGAAAATACCTATTTTTTAGGTACTAGCCTTAGAGCATGCTGTAGAAACTGTCTTTTAAATTGGAGAAAACGATTGCTGTAGTGAAAATTACAAGGAAGAATAAAAACAAGATTGCTTTATACATTTTTTACCAGCCTCACTATATAAAATTCCTAAAAAAGTACCACACAAGTTATAATTTTAACTGTTAGGAGAAGTACATACAACTAGGAAATAGTGGATTTTTTTGTCTGGTATATTAAAATTATGTTACAGGTAAATTTAAGTTCCTTTACACTTTCTTTCAAGCCGCCCAATCCGCTTACTGAGTTCTTCCTTTTTAATATTCGTCTCTTCTTTTCTGATCTCATCGAAAAGGTCCATCGCTTTTCTTGCATATATGAAAGCCTTGCTTAAATCCTTTAGCCGATGCTCATAAATCTTAGCCAGTTCAATGCAGGATATTAACCTCTCATTCATTCCGCCTTTATCCGCTGTATCCCTCCATAATTTAGCGGCCTCGACCCAATTTTTATGTTTCTTATGCTCATAAGCCAGCGCAAACCTGGCATCTAATGCTTCCAGAGATTCTCCTTCAGATATCTTATTGAAAGCTGTTTTTGCCTGTGAAGATTCTCCCAGTGCTGAAAGCCACCTTCCTACTTCATAAAGCTCTCGGGAGGTCTGTTTTTCATCGAGCTGCAGTATCTGGAAAGAAAGATGTGTATACAGGCTGATCAGGGATAAAATATCAATTTCATTATGTTTTATGATTCCCAGCATGCCTTCAGGATCTTTTCTTTCAATAAAATCAAAGTAAATCATCGGTGCGAGAAAACCGGGAATATCGTCTTTTCTTTCAATCCCCAGAACATCTTTTTCTACTGCAGCAAGCTTTATTCTCTCGAGTTTGTGCTTCCACATTCTCCTTGCAGCATGATATAAATCGAAATGGCCAAATGGAGGCAGTTTTGGGACATGCTCCCTTAGGAGGGTATGTCTCGTTTTTACCTGCGGCCAGTCGAAAGCTTTCCCGTTGTATGTCACCATTGTTGAATAATCAATGCTTTCCAGAAAGCTTTTATACAAAGGTATCTCAGCGCCTGGGTGAGGAAGGATATGCTGTTTCAGCTTTATTTTGCTTCCCTGCAGACTGGCTTGGCCAAGCAGGAATATAGTATTGCCAGTCCCTCCGCCCAATCCTGTTGTCTCTGTATCAAAAAAGAAAAGATTTTCCGGCCCGTGACCGGAAGCAGACAGGGGATGACTGATGCTTGTAGAATTCCAGGCCTCCACTGCTGCTGTAAAGTGCCCGAAAGAATAGATTCCATGCATTTGATCAAGACTGTATTCTTTTTCCCTTACAAGGCAGTAGGAGTCTTCAAAATAATACGGATAAACACCTTCATTAGCCCAAACTTCTTTAAATGGGACCTCGATCTTATTCTCAGGGTTTTGGACGAATGAGGGCTGTTTATTACTATCTGTACCAAGATGGCCCTTTAGCCTGTTCAGCTTATTTTTAATGGACAATTCTATCACCCGCACTATTAACGCCATTTTTAAAAGAGCTAAGAATCCTGATTACATCTTTTTTTGCCGTTTCTGATGAAGTATCTGTTCCGATGCAGGAAGGACAGCCATGGTCACATGAACATCTGCTGACCATTTCCATCGTTTCGTGCATGATATGTTCTATTCCCCCAAAAATTTTCTCACTTAACCCTACACCGCCGGGATACCTGTCATAGAAAAAGATCGTCGGCTTTTCATTATGGGCCGCTTTCACTTGAGGGACAACATGAACATCCTGAGGATCGCTCATAACAAATAGCGGTACAATATGTTTAAGCGCATGTGCTGTTCCGATGAGTCCCTGCTCAAGCCAGTCTTGCTTATAATTTAAGGATTCCTTGTTAAACGAAAGCCAGGTTGAGCTTGTATGAAGTTCTTCTTCCGGAAGTGTTATTGGACCGGATCCGATATTCTCATGTGTTTCAAACTTAATTTTCTTAAAGATCGTAGCCATTGCCACTACACTTACATCCCCAAACCCCACTTCCCCAATGGTGGATGTTCTGAGTTTATCCTGTTCCAGCACCTTTAGCTCAACTGCCAGGTTGGCATCTGTAAAATAGTCTACATCCACTTCACGGACAAATGCCTTTTTCTCTTCCCAATCAAGCATTTCCACCTGAAACTGGGTCCCCTGGTGGAGATAGATTGCTTCTTCATGCAGAAGGGTCATAGCGGAAAAGCGGTCCATTTCGCCAATAACTTTCACATTCGCGATATCTGATTGATCGATTATAACGACATTTTCCTGTGATGCTGAACGGAGGCTGATGTTATGGGCAGGAAATGAGTCTTTCATCCAATAAAATTTATCTCCATTTTGATGAAGCACCCTTTCTTCCGCCAGGTATTCCAATACCTCTTCAGTTTCAAAGGTACCAAAACGTTCCCCGGCATTAAAAGGAAGCTCATAGGCTGCACACTTGATATGATCCACCAGAATAATAAGATTATCTGGATTAATTCTGGCTGTTTCAGGACTTTTATTAAAAAAGTAATCAGGGTTTTGAATAACATATTGATCGAGCGGATTGGAGCTTGCCACCATGATGACAAGCGATTCACCATGCCTTCTGCCTGCACGTCCAGCCTGCTGCCATGAGCTGGCAATTGTACCGGGGTACCCGGTCATGACACAAACCTGCAGCTGTCCGATGTCCACTCCAAGCTCAAGGGCATTTGTGCTGACAACTCCATAAATCTCCCCTGAACGAAGTCCTTTTTCAATTTCCCGCCTTTGGGTTGGCAGATAACCGCCTCTATACCCCCGAATGGCTTTAGGCCCCAATTTATGCTTTACAAGTTCCTGGAGGTAAGTCAGCAGGATCTCGACTCTGACTCTGCTTCTTGCAAACACAATGGTCTGGATTTTATTTTTCAAAAGTTCGCCTGCGAGCTTTCTCGCTTCGAGAGTAGCGCTTCTTCTGATATTCAGCGGTTTATTGACAATAGGAGGATTGTAAAACACAAAATGTTTTTTCCCGCTCGGGGCTCCATTATTATCTACGAGTTTCATCGGCTTTTCTGTAAGCTTTTCTGCGAGTTCCAATGGATTTGCAATTGTAGCAGAAGTACAGATAAAAATGGGGTCACTTCCATAAAAACGGCAAATGCGGCTAAGGCGGCGAATGACATTGGCTACATGGCTGCCAAATACCCCTCTGTAAATATGAAGTTCATCTATGACCACATACTTTAAATTTTCAAACAAAGACACCCATTTTGTATGATGTGGCAATATCGCCGAATGTAGCATGTCCGGGTTTGTTATAACCACATGCCCAGCCCTGCGTACCTTTTGCCGGATGTTTGCTGGTGTATCCCCGTCGTATGTATAGGAATTGATATCCAATCCGGACTCCTGGATGATTTCATTGATTTCGCTTTTTTGGTCCTGAGCCAAGGCTTTTGTCGGAAACATATAAAGCGCCCTTGCATCTGGATCATTGACGATCGTCTGCAGGACTGGAAGGTTGTAGCAAAGTGTTTTCCCTGAGGCCGTCGGAGTTACCGCAACAAGACTGTCCCCATTCATGGCTGTCCGATAAGATGTTTTTTGATGTGTATAAAGCCTTGTAATGCCCCTCTTTTGCAATGCTTCCATTAAAGATGGATGAATGTCTTCCGGAAGGCCGGCAGTCTTAGCCTCTTTTTCTTCTATTGTATGCCAATGGACAATATTATCTTTATATTGCTGTTCAGATATAAGCTCTTTCATGATTTCCGGCAGATTTTTACGCACTTTCATCTATTTCACCTCATACCCCTATTCTAGCGAATAAATGTTCGTTCTAACAGAGCAAACTATTAAATTTCATTAACTTTTTATGGAAAATATTCTATTAAACTGTATAATCATCAGGCTGCATTTTCACTAAATCAGATTTCATGGAAAAAATTGACTGAAAGTTCCAAGTATAGGACAATATTATGTATATTTTTTATTTATTTTAAAAGAGGTGAAACCATGCTGCACAGCATTTTAAAATCAGCAGCAGTATTTTTGTTAATACTAATTGGATTTATTCTGATTCTTCTTCTTCCCCGGGAACAAGAAATAACTGTTTTTTCGGCGTTTCATGTTGAAGCGGATTATCCCTTTAGCTTTGAATTATATAAAGAGAGAATACAAGATTTCACTGATTATATATTGACTGAAAAAGGTTTGGGTGATGCAAGGAGCGGACGCCCAGTCAGTGAGGAATCAGGGATATTTGTTATGCGGAGCATTAAGATTATATTACCGGCTTTCATGGTCAGCATGCTGCTTGGCACACTGATGGGTGCACTCCAATTTTACAGGAGAAAAAAATTCACCGGGAAGCTGCAGAACTTTCTTTCCTGGCTGTTTTCTTCCGTACCCGATTTTTTTCTTTTTATTGCCATTCAATATCTTTTGATTCTGATGATGCAGCATGGGCTGCCGCACTTTAAGCTTTATGGGCATGAAAATTGGTATAGCTTTTTACTGCCTCTCATTTCTTTATCCGTGTTTCCATTTCTTCATATGTCCCGTTTCACCTCGGCTGCACTTGAAAATGAAATGGGCGAAGAGTATGTGCGCACAACCTATGCAAAAGGGCTTGGCGACTTTAAAGCACTCCTGCATATGCTCTGGAATTGCTGGACCCCCATTTTGAACCAGGCGCAGCTGGTGATGCTCTATATCCTATCCAGTCTGCCAATCATAGAAAAGCTGGCAGGCTATAATGGAGCAGGCAAGGAGCTTCTATTCAGCATATCATCTAATGATGAAATTAAGGCACTGTCCCTTATGCTCCCTTTCCTCTTTATCATGTTTATAACTATTATCTTTTCACAGATAGTAAAATTCTGGCTCGTGCCAAAAGGAAGGTCGTGATGGAGTATGTACTTTTTAATATGGATTAAGAAACATGCCTTATTTTGCATAGGAGCTGTTTTGCTGCTGATATTATTGGCAATCACGTTTGCCGGACCATATCTTCCTTTTGTAGACCGCGAGTTATCAAAGATTACATACATCCTTAATGAGGATAAAAAGCCAGTTATACCGCCTTATCCGCCATCAGAGGATTACCTATTCGGCACTGACAAAAGCGGAAGGGATTTGCTCAGCCTTATCATATTGGGAGCAAAAGAAACCATTTTGCTTGTTGCCTGTATAACTGTCCTGCGATACGCACTGGCTATTCCGCTCTCCTTTCTTGCACACAAAAAATGGATGGGTACACACCTACCCCTTAAATGGCTTAATGGACTGCTGTCATATATTCCAACCATCATCATTGTCATGCTTCTTGCCATGCTTCCGCCATTTTTGTTAACTGAATACCGCCCCCTATTCCTGCTCCTTATTATAGGTTTGGCAGAAATGCCCCGTGCTGCGGAAATGATAAAGCTGGAATTTGATCAAATTTCTTCTAAGGAATACATATATGGAGGGATTGCTGCCGGAGCTTCACCTTCCAGGCTTTTCAGAACTTACTATCTGCCTTTTCTATTCAGTAAGCTTCTTGTATATATGGTTACAGACCTTGGAAAAGTCATGTTTTTGCTTGGTCAATTAGGGTTTGTCGGCATTTTTATTTCCCAGGATTTAGTTCAATCCATGGGAGGAGATTGGCAATTGGTCAATAATTCGATTTCATGGCCTATGATGCTGATGAAAGCCTTTGAGGATATAAGAGGCCCGATTTGGATTCCTTTCTTCCCGGCATTTGCAATGACCTGTGCCATCTTAACTTTTAATATAATCGCTCAGGGATTAAAATCATTTTTCACCAAGAAGGTCCGTTATATTTAACTTTTCGGACCAGCCCATCCTCTTTAAGGGCCATATTTTAAAATAAGCTTTTTCTTAATATAAACGTTATGAATGTTTTTTGTTACAATAAGCTTAATAGGACAGAAGCAAGAGGTGGATTATGAGAGCAGAAGAAATTAAGGGAGTTCTTTCCCAGTTCTCTCTTTTTAAAGAACTGAACAATGAAGAGCTGGATAAAGTGGTAGAGATATCAATTTCACGGGAATGGAAAAAAGGAAGTCATGTTTTTCTTCAGGATGACCCGCTGGATAATGTTTATTTCATTAACAACGGCAGAGTTAAGATTTATAGAAGTGATATTAATGGAAAAGAGCAGATTGTTGCCATCTTAACAAAAGGCGAGATGTTCCCACATGTAGGATTTTTCAGAAAAGGGGGGTATCCGGCTTTTTCCGAGGTACTTGAAAACTCTCAGCTCGTTGTTGTGCCAATTTCGCAATTTGAAAAGGTACTAATTGAGAATCCGGAGCTATGCATTAAGGTGTTTAAAGTTCTGGGCGAGAAGATTGTCGATCTGCAGGAGCGGCTGGAAGCGCAAATTTTAAACAATACATATGAACAAATCATCAAATTGCTTGTCCGCCTTGCCAAAATGCATGGGAAAAAGCTTGAAAACGGCAGCTTTCTTTTAAAAGGGGACTTTACCAATAAAGACCTTGCCAATATGATTGGCACTACCAGGGAAACGGTCAGCAGGACTTTAACAAAAATGAAAAAAGAAATGTTAATTGAAACAGATCAGGATGGACATTTAATCATAAACCCTGATCATCTCTTAGAGACAATCTTTTAAAGACCGCACTATGCGGTTTTTTCTTTTGACCTTATTGCCTGGCAGGAACATCCACCCAATGGGAAGCATAGGATATGTTGAAAAATCCTGTTTGAGAGGGGATGGATGTATATATGGAGGATCCAAAGAAAAAAGACCGAAATGAGCCATTTGGTGATTTAATGAAATCGATGAATCAGCTTTTCCATGAAAAACCCGTTAGAGGATTTCTGCAGACTATGGATGATTTCTTTAAGAATCCCTTCCCAACTTCTTCTTCCTTCCATGTCGATGTTGCAGAAACTGAAAAAGAACATATCATTAGTGCAGAACTTCCAGGAATAAATAAAGAGCAAATACAAATTGACATCCTGGACAATTATATAACCATTTCTGTCAAGTCCACTGAGATGATTACAGAAGAGGATGAGAAAAATAAAGTTTTCCGAAGACAGCAAAGCATGCAGCGTTCCAGCAGGACCGTTCCGCTTCCCCAGCCAGTTAATGAAAAGAAAGTAAAGGCAGTTTACCAAAATGGCCTTCTGCAAATCACAGTGCCAAAGCAGCAGGGAAAAAGAATCGTGATCGATGAGAGCTGATCCTGCCTGCAAGCCAGGTAAAATTGATTCACTAATAAGGTCTGGTTAAACAAAAACAAGCAGTATCAATGCCTGCTTGTTTTTGTTTGAATAAACTAAACCAAGATGCTTATTAGCTGTTTAGTTTAGATGTATCAATCCAATTATTGAAATAGCCGGTCGGAACACTGAAGTAATCTTTTGTGAAGGATATAAACTCCTTCGTATCGACCTCTTTATAACGGAAATTTTGATAATAATCGGACAAGAACTGCATCCCCACTGCTTTAGGGGATTCCCCTTTTAAGGTATACTTTTCCTGAATCATTTGTAAAATCTCCAGAGCAGGCTGCCCATAGATATAGCCTGTATGCTTTACCTCATTAACCGGCACATTTGAATATTGCCTGCCAAGGCCAGCTTCTTCAATGGCCTCCATTCGAAAATGGGAAATACCAAATGCCTGTCTTTCAGCCTGATTTTGACCTGCATAGAAATACATAGAGGTGGCAAATTCAGTAATTCCTTCATCAATCCATGCATTATTGTAAGGGTCATTGGCAACTACTCCGTAAAAATACTGATGAGCAATTTCATGAACAATAGAAATATCATAAAACCTTTTATCATCAATATAAGGGTTAATGGTTACAATACCGGGATATTCCATAAATTGTCCATCATCCAAAACGATGTCAAGCTGCTCATGCGGGTAGTCTCCAATATTATCCTGATAGAATGTTAATGCATTTTTGGCCAGTGTTAAGGAAGCTTCAGGGTCTTTATCATGATTGCTCCTTGAAAATAATCTGACCTTCACGCCGTCTTTCGCTTCCGTTTCATAAACTTCCATATCCTTCATGACAGCAATGAAAAAGTCTCTGACCTTTTTGGCTTTAATATTCCCTTCATTTTTCCCTTCTGCCGGATCTTTGTCTGCTGTGGAAGCCAGAGAATATCCTTTTGGAAGCTTATAGGAAACGCTGAAATCAGAGAAGCTTGTATGAAATGTTTCCAGTCCTTCCATATAAGGCTCTTTATTCCATTTGCCTTTTTGATAAACTGCAGCCATAGGGTACCATTGAGCAAGATAATAGTTTGTGTCTACTTTTGAAAAGCGGCTGCCTTTGTCAGGGACTGTAAATCCATATTCGATCTTTACATTATGTCTGCTTTTATCTTTCATTTCAGGTCTTAAATTTATGGTTAACGTATCACCCTTTAGCATAAAAGACGCTTTTTTCCCGTTCACTGTCACCTTCCTGATATCTGCCTCAGATGTGCCTTCGACAGAATCAAATGTATGTCCCTCTGTAAAAACGTTTGGAATGAAATAAAATACAAGCTCTTTCCATTCTTCATTTGATTGGTTTTTCATTTGGATATTTGCATTGGCAGTGAAATAGCCTTCCCCATTCATTTCCAGATCAATGTTGTAATCCGCGTGGCTCCCGCTTTTAACGCCAATATTGGCGTCTTTTGCGGCAGTTACATAGATTCCAGCACCAGCAAAAGCTATGACTAATATAGAAAAGGCTGTTTTATGGGCAGAAAATGACCAAAATTTCTTTTTTCGGCCATATTGTTTTCTGGAAGGCTGAATTAACGGTTCATGCCCTGTCCTAATCCACGGTGTACGCTGATAATTTGACTGAAATCGATTCTTCAATCCATTTGCCAGCAGGCTGAAGGATACTGTGGTATATAAAAGGACCGCTAGTGGCGCAACTAATATATGAGTGTTTCCATAGATATTCAATCTCGCCTGCCCAACAAGCCCTGACAGCTCTTTTGTAGCTGATAGGTATATGATGGGGTCAAATCTCATAATGGTTCCGCCGACAAAAATATTCAAAAGCGCCAGCTGGCCCATAAGAGCGATCACATACACAATTTCAAGTATAAACATAACAAGGAAAGTTTCCTTTAACTGAGGGAAAATATGCTTCCAGATTAAACGGTTTTTTCCAGCTCCCAGTGCTTTGGCCGCTTCAATATAAACGGACTTATTTAATTCAGCGGTTTTAAGCCTTACAGATGATACAATGCTGGGAATGCTGATGATTGATGCAATAACTATAAAGTAGAGTATTAATACATTTTGCTTAAGGCTGCTGTTGAAGCTTATTGGTGCCAGGAAAAAATACAGGATCAGAAACAGCGGAACATAGCTCCATGCATTTTCGAAAGCAATCAGCCAGCCAGGTGTCCTTTTCAAGGTGCCAGCATACAAACCGATGATTGTTCCTAAAGCCATTTTAATGATCGTAACAGCAGCTGCAATAAAGACAGTGTATCTTAACCCATATAAAATCATGGACAAAAGATCGTAGCCCCATTTGTCAGTCCCCAGCGGATAGGAGGATGATTCAAAGGGCTCCAATGGCGGAGCCAAAACCTTCCCGTTTGTATATTGTGTTTCCATTGTTGAAGTCAATGAATGCGGTGCAAGAATAGGCCCAAATATGCTGAAAAAAAGCAGGCCTGCAACCATAAGAATTCCGATAATCAAGGAGTAATTTATTTTTAGCAGCTTATTCATAGATAAAACCCCGTTTAAACAGATAGAATATGAGTCTGTTAGAGATATAGACAATTAGAGAAATCAAAAGCATGGCAAACAAGCCAATTGCAATCGGCTGGACCTCATTGCTCTGAAAAATAAATTTAGTTATGCCGGAAACATTCATAATATGTTCAATAATGAAGAGATTGCCAATGGCCAGGGAAATCACTTTGATTAGCTCAGATTTAATAAATGGCTCTAAATTTTTAAATACATGCTGAAAATTTATGTAATTCAAGCCCATTCCTTTAGCAACTGCAGTCTTTATATAGTCCTCCCCGCTTGTTTGATAATATTTTACCGAGACAAGCTTAAATAAATATAGAGTTGGAGCTATAGCTGCAAGCACTGTGGGAAACCAGGTATTAAGGGCTCCGCCATCCGGCCTGAGTGAAATCACTCTGATTCCCGTCATCTTATATATTTTAACGGCAAGAATCATAGACATCACAATGATAATAAAGTCGGGTATGGAGGCAAGGATATTTAAGAATGCCCCAAAAAGCTTAGTAAGCCTGAAACGGCTGATAAATACCCCGAAAATAAGACTTATAACTAAGGAAGCATTCACAGCAATCAATACAATTAGCAGACTGGTAAAAAAGTTATCAGCTATATCCTCGGCTATAGGACGAGTTTGCCGGCCAAGCTGATAGGTACCCAGGCTGCCCCCGCTTACTTCCGTAATAAAATCTCCATAAATCTGCGGTAAACTTTCAAAGCTCCAATCAAGACTCCCGATTGATGGATCAACAGAAATAATCTTTGGCAATGCCGCAAGAAGCAAAATTAATATAAATATGATAAATATTTGCTGCAGAGCACGAACCATACAAATCCCCCTTTAATGACCATAAGTCATTTTTCTATTTTTTCACTTTTATCTAAATTTTGTCAATCATACAATTAAATTTTCCTGGTTAATAATTCCTATTTAATGGAAGTCACAAAAAATAGACCGGCTATTTTATTTTTAAATATATTTAATTTTTTTTCAAGTCTGATTTTTATATATAATTTCCATGCCCTTAAAATCAAAGATAAAAAAAAGGCCTATTCGGCCATGATCAGTTAAGCTTTAAATATTCCGCCAATCCCTTTTACCATTGATGATACTTGCGTTACAGCAGACATCATCTGACCTGCGGTGTCCACCATTTTATTAAGATCAAGCGAACCATCCTGGGCTTTAAAGGAATTCATAATGCTTTGCACTCCGGATGGCTGCTTAGGAATGAATGATTGTTTCGGATACGGATTCATATACGGTATTTGCTGTGCAGCGGACTTGTTTGCTTGAGTTCCATAATAATCTTCAGATTCTAATGGGTTTTGAAAAACACCAGCATTTTTCGAACCGGTCTGTGGGTAATATCCTGGGCCATAATTATGCTGCGGATAGGGCTGTTGTGAATAACTTTGCTGTAGTCCTGCCATCTGAGGCGGCTGATGATATTCCATACTATAAGGCAAATAATAAGGGCTATACTGTCCAGCAGAATTATTATAATTCTGCATTGGCTGCTCCCTAAAATAATATTGGCCATTCGTCCCCATATAAAATGGATCAATGTAAAGATTTTGATTTAAATGGCCGTATGGCTGCAGATGGTTCGCTCTATTCATTACTCGGCCAAACATGGGCAAACATCCTCCCCATTCAAAAAATATAAGTATATTAACGATAATTACAGGCAAAAACCTTCTTATTATCACCAATATACTATATGAAAGATTTGCCCAGAATGTGAAAGGATCAATTAACATCTAAAATAGAAGCGGTTTCCGTTTTTGTCTAACTATGAAGAATGGTGTCGGAAGTTTGATTTTTTTAAAAACGATGAAAAATAAATTTTCATGATAGGATATAAAAAACAAAACAGTTTCTTGTCCCCCTTTTTCATTTACCGGGCTGCGGGGAAGGAATTTCTCCGCGAATCTATATTCAGAGGAGGCAATATCATGAATGTTCACGAACTAAAAATGAAGTTTCATCAGCTGCGGGAGTACACTCCTGAAAATGTTAATGAATTATTGGATTTTGCTAAAAAGGCCTATATCCATAATGAAATTTCCAGTACAGATTATCGAAATCTCGTTCGTGAGCTTGAAGCTCAAGGAGCGGCCG includes:
- a CDS encoding CotD family spore coat protein, which produces MYCRPRPSQVMPAVVHPTKCCVTHSFQNIVVPHIHPTHHTHVNHINYENQHSYPHTQSNVNQVTQSNVNMGPRPGVAGAYSPGMGPGMGMGPGYGGPGMGMGPGYGGPGTGVAGASTGMGPKQGPSFSGR
- a CDS encoding ribonuclease H-like domain-containing protein gives rise to the protein MSIKNKLNRLKGHLGTDSNKQPSFVQNPENKIEVPFKEVWANEGVYPYYFEDSYCLVREKEYSLDQMHGIYSFGHFTAAVEAWNSTSISHPLSASGHGPENLFFFDTETTGLGGGTGNTIFLLGQASLQGSKIKLKQHILPHPGAEIPLYKSFLESIDYSTMVTYNGKAFDWPQVKTRHTLLREHVPKLPPFGHFDLYHAARRMWKHKLERIKLAAVEKDVLGIERKDDIPGFLAPMIYFDFIERKDPEGMLGIIKHNEIDILSLISLYTHLSFQILQLDEKQTSRELYEVGRWLSALGESSQAKTAFNKISEGESLEALDARFALAYEHKKHKNWVEAAKLWRDTADKGGMNERLISCIELAKIYEHRLKDLSKAFIYARKAMDLFDEIRKEETNIKKEELSKRIGRLERKCKGT
- a CDS encoding DEAD/DEAH box helicase, giving the protein MKVRKNLPEIMKELISEQQYKDNIVHWHTIEEKEAKTAGLPEDIHPSLMEALQKRGITRLYTHQKTSYRTAMNGDSLVAVTPTASGKTLCYNLPVLQTIVNDPDARALYMFPTKALAQDQKSEINEIIQESGLDINSYTYDGDTPANIRQKVRRAGHVVITNPDMLHSAILPHHTKWVSLFENLKYVVIDELHIYRGVFGSHVANVIRRLSRICRFYGSDPIFICTSATIANPLELAEKLTEKPMKLVDNNGAPSGKKHFVFYNPPIVNKPLNIRRSATLEARKLAGELLKNKIQTIVFARSRVRVEILLTYLQELVKHKLGPKAIRGYRGGYLPTQRREIEKGLRSGEIYGVVSTNALELGVDIGQLQVCVMTGYPGTIASSWQQAGRAGRRHGESLVIMVASSNPLDQYVIQNPDYFFNKSPETARINPDNLIILVDHIKCAAYELPFNAGERFGTFETEEVLEYLAEERVLHQNGDKFYWMKDSFPAHNISLRSASQENVVIIDQSDIANVKVIGEMDRFSAMTLLHEEAIYLHQGTQFQVEMLDWEEKKAFVREVDVDYFTDANLAVELKVLEQDKLRTSTIGEVGFGDVSVVAMATIFKKIKFETHENIGSGPITLPEEELHTSSTWLSFNKESLNYKQDWLEQGLIGTAHALKHIVPLFVMSDPQDVHVVPQVKAAHNEKPTIFFYDRYPGGVGLSEKIFGGIEHIMHETMEMVSRCSCDHGCPSCIGTDTSSETAKKDVIRILSSFKNGVNSAGDRIVH
- a CDS encoding ABC transporter permease, which encodes MLHSILKSAAVFLLILIGFILILLLPREQEITVFSAFHVEADYPFSFELYKERIQDFTDYILTEKGLGDARSGRPVSEESGIFVMRSIKIILPAFMVSMLLGTLMGALQFYRRKKFTGKLQNFLSWLFSSVPDFFLFIAIQYLLILMMQHGLPHFKLYGHENWYSFLLPLISLSVFPFLHMSRFTSAALENEMGEEYVRTTYAKGLGDFKALLHMLWNCWTPILNQAQLVMLYILSSLPIIEKLAGYNGAGKELLFSISSNDEIKALSLMLPFLFIMFITIIFSQIVKFWLVPKGRS
- a CDS encoding ABC transporter permease subunit, which translates into the protein MYFLIWIKKHALFCIGAVLLLILLAITFAGPYLPFVDRELSKITYILNEDKKPVIPPYPPSEDYLFGTDKSGRDLLSLIILGAKETILLVACITVLRYALAIPLSFLAHKKWMGTHLPLKWLNGLLSYIPTIIIVMLLAMLPPFLLTEYRPLFLLLIIGLAEMPRAAEMIKLEFDQISSKEYIYGGIAAGASPSRLFRTYYLPFLFSKLLVYMVTDLGKVMFLLGQLGFVGIFISQDLVQSMGGDWQLVNNSISWPMMLMKAFEDIRGPIWIPFFPAFAMTCAILTFNIIAQGLKSFFTKKVRYI
- a CDS encoding Crp/Fnr family transcriptional regulator; the encoded protein is MRAEEIKGVLSQFSLFKELNNEELDKVVEISISREWKKGSHVFLQDDPLDNVYFINNGRVKIYRSDINGKEQIVAILTKGEMFPHVGFFRKGGYPAFSEVLENSQLVVVPISQFEKVLIENPELCIKVFKVLGEKIVDLQERLEAQILNNTYEQIIKLLVRLAKMHGKKLENGSFLLKGDFTNKDLANMIGTTRETVSRTLTKMKKEMLIETDQDGHLIINPDHLLETIF
- a CDS encoding Hsp20 family protein produces the protein MEDPKKKDRNEPFGDLMKSMNQLFHEKPVRGFLQTMDDFFKNPFPTSSSFHVDVAETEKEHIISAELPGINKEQIQIDILDNYITISVKSTEMITEEDEKNKVFRRQQSMQRSSRTVPLPQPVNEKKVKAVYQNGLLQITVPKQQGKRIVIDES